A genomic region of Flavobacteriales bacterium contains the following coding sequences:
- a CDS encoding N-6 DNA methylase, translated as MDKIKEKSESFKSGLEKLGFQGDNALYFTDNTKNLPELEIAFHIETAKFIHKEITAIFVRKQLNGSYKPQVYLFDFTNRTFSEQIEDEIADIQRKIWSGGEVPMACFFFNTEIKIIDCTKHLTKDLKPEYLADKLKLVDEAHRLYNEQFAVKIKTGIFWEQEEIKGKFDFKNSAYDTLIQNIRKVTEKVTEKLSKELKKAPRELINKIIIQSILIKYLEETSDDEGKKLLTEKYFNKYNNSISFSDVLKKGKFSNLLNDLNKNFNGNVFKWETRELEQLESLDLSIVAKLLATDKISIEALQLEIGFPDWRYFEFKYIPVELISRLYEEFLGENKKDKGLFYTPSHLAKLLVDECLPVKKYKGIDLANFRILDPACGSGIFLVTAFKRLVQIWRLQHKLDKPNIDDLKKILRNIYGVDKEEQAVMLSSFSLSLALCNELKPIEVINKLRFDDLTKENIVSSDFFSLNVMGNLKFDLVIGNPPFKVGGINDYSKYWEIESKKVKIPQGQIALKFLSESFPFLKENGLVCLIIKSSGLLYNTTSTGYKNALFSNYNVVQLLDFTALARNKSLWDNGADVATAAIFVRNNKPDVSKNILHLTFRRTKATKDRIVFEIDEYDLHFVNRQTAIKNEFIWKNNLLGGGRIRNLIDKTSNSISFNQYLIDNECIVGEGFKVGSKGILKPPFIYTLKTLSTEAVNENRIAIESLKEIPKNQKFEKIPNELIFRSPNIIIKENIGNSKIPLHLNNIDFSYQHKIIGISSNIDTLKKIKKHFEKYNDLFRFFIFSCSGQVLVNLNTAILKKDLMNLPFDEISLSVYDLKIIDDVNSFMQDSLRHGEKSKALQQIRPNKLEPVLLNYGTEFSRALNSVFENKGKRFRLSDVVQLDGTSLIATVFRYDNKDKEPLFHKDFTKLNIDGLTNNEISAHLSVKRIIKLYPQKDTIVFIKPNQYRYWLSLIAYRDADKCFSDLSNQIEG; from the coding sequence ATGGATAAAATTAAAGAGAAATCAGAATCTTTCAAATCAGGCTTAGAGAAGCTTGGATTTCAGGGAGATAATGCTCTTTATTTTACAGATAATACAAAAAATCTACCCGAACTTGAAATTGCTTTTCACATTGAAACAGCCAAGTTCATTCATAAAGAAATTACCGCAATTTTTGTAAGAAAACAGTTGAATGGAAGTTACAAGCCTCAGGTTTACCTGTTTGACTTTACTAACAGAACTTTTTCTGAACAAATTGAAGATGAAATTGCTGACATCCAAAGGAAAATTTGGAGTGGTGGTGAAGTACCCATGGCTTGTTTCTTTTTCAATACAGAAATAAAAATAATTGATTGTACAAAGCATCTCACTAAAGACTTAAAACCAGAATATTTAGCAGACAAATTAAAGTTAGTTGATGAAGCTCATAGGCTATATAACGAGCAATTTGCTGTAAAAATAAAAACCGGAATTTTTTGGGAGCAAGAAGAAATAAAAGGAAAATTTGATTTTAAAAATTCTGCCTACGATACTCTTATTCAGAATATCCGAAAAGTTACTGAGAAAGTTACTGAGAAACTTTCTAAGGAGCTAAAAAAAGCCCCGAGAGAACTTATTAATAAAATTATTATTCAGTCAATTCTCATCAAATATTTAGAGGAGACATCTGATGATGAAGGCAAAAAACTACTTACTGAGAAGTATTTTAATAAATATAACAATTCAATTTCCTTTAGCGATGTATTAAAAAAAGGTAAGTTTAGTAATTTGCTTAATGACCTTAATAAAAACTTCAATGGAAATGTTTTTAAATGGGAAACAAGAGAACTAGAACAATTAGAATCATTAGACCTTAGTATTGTTGCCAAATTACTTGCAACAGACAAAATCAGTATTGAAGCATTACAACTTGAAATAGGCTTTCCCGATTGGAGGTATTTTGAATTTAAGTATATACCTGTTGAATTAATTAGCCGACTTTATGAAGAGTTTTTAGGTGAGAATAAAAAAGACAAAGGATTATTTTATACGCCTTCTCATTTGGCAAAACTCTTGGTGGATGAATGCTTGCCTGTAAAAAAATACAAGGGAATTGACTTAGCTAATTTTAGAATACTTGACCCTGCTTGTGGTTCGGGTATTTTTTTAGTAACTGCATTTAAGCGTTTGGTTCAAATTTGGAGATTGCAACATAAATTAGATAAACCAAATATTGATGACCTCAAAAAAATATTGCGGAATATTTACGGAGTAGATAAGGAAGAACAAGCCGTAATGTTATCCTCGTTTAGTTTGAGTTTAGCATTATGCAACGAGTTAAAGCCAATTGAAGTAATAAATAAATTAAGATTTGATGACTTAACAAAAGAGAATATAGTTTCATCTGATTTCTTTTCTTTAAATGTAATGGGGAATCTCAAATTTGACTTAGTTATTGGAAATCCCCCATTTAAAGTTGGTGGAATAAATGACTATTCAAAATATTGGGAAATCGAATCAAAAAAAGTCAAAATACCACAAGGACAAATTGCATTAAAATTTCTTTCTGAATCATTTCCTTTTTTAAAAGAAAATGGTTTGGTCTGTTTAATAATTAAATCGTCAGGACTACTTTACAATACAACTTCGACTGGTTATAAAAACGCATTATTCTCAAACTATAATGTCGTTCAGCTACTTGATTTCACGGCTTTAGCAAGAAATAAATCATTGTGGGATAATGGGGCAGACGTGGCAACGGCAGCAATTTTTGTGAGAAACAATAAACCTGATGTATCTAAGAATATACTTCACCTTACATTTAGAAGAACTAAAGCTACTAAAGACCGTATCGTATTTGAAATAGACGAGTATGATTTGCACTTTGTTAATCGACAAACTGCTATCAAAAATGAATTTATATGGAAAAATAATCTTCTAGGTGGTGGCAGAATCAGAAATCTCATTGATAAAACATCAAATAGCATTTCGTTTAATCAATATTTGATAGATAATGAATGTATTGTTGGTGAAGGATTTAAGGTTGGGTCTAAAGGTATTTTGAAACCACCATTCATTTATACATTAAAAACACTTTCTACAGAAGCGGTAAACGAAAATCGAATTGCTATTGAAAGTCTGAAAGAAATTCCAAAAAATCAAAAATTTGAGAAAATTCCAAACGAATTAATTTTTAGGTCGCCAAATATTATTATTAAAGAAAACATTGGTAATAGTAAGATTCCATTACATCTAAATAATATTGACTTTTCTTATCAGCACAAAATTATTGGAATATCTAGTAACATAGATACCCTCAAAAAGATTAAGAAGCATTTTGAAAAGTATAATGATTTGTTCAGGTTTTTCATCTTCTCTTGTAGCGGGCAAGTATTGGTTAATCTCAATACAGCAATTTTAAAAAAGGACTTAATGAATTTACCTTTTGATGAAATTTCCCTATCAGTTTATGATTTAAAAATCATTGATGACGTGAATTCCTTTATGCAAGATTCTCTAAGACACGGGGAAAAATCGAAAGCATTACAACAGATAAGACCCAACAAACTTGAACCTGTCTTATTAAATTATGGAACCGAATTTTCAAGAGCATTAAATTCTGTTTTTGAAAACAAAGGGAAAAGATTCAGATTATCAGATGTTGTTCAACTTGATGGAACATCATTAATTGCTACGGTTTTCAGATATGACAATAAAGATAAAGAACCTTTGTTTCATAAAGACTTTACAAAACTAAATATTGACGGACTAACCAATAATGAAATTTCAGCCCACCTTTCGGTTAAGCGAATAATCAAATTGTATCCTCAAAAAGACACTATTGTCTTTATCAAACCAAATCAATATAGATATTGGCTTTCTTTAATAGCCTATCGTGATGCCGATAAATGTTTCTCTGACCTTTCTAATCAAATTGAAGGATGA
- a CDS encoding WG repeat-containing protein — MKARRFVLFIVLGANGFLTNAQHYSFDFDQPALAPDTFYFPFYNGLQLIVIDHASRYEMWMMGHSHMGQIPSFRGKSMNEYCVRDSSGQIIKTYNSNVKPNEATLLLREVSYTDTGIAFESYRESIAQNYNFGLVTDSFSALPSNFYSDDSTIRFGLIDTFGQLTVPIIYNQLIHLDNGLYLAYNHNKLGIISNTNDTFVSIEHERYQQSGRKDNLIYFIDGGRYTLEVNILTKQTVDLSHLEVGMFDPDNGIVLYNVDGKQGLMDVFSGKVLIPCKYSRVVTWHYYSDFRYLEYGIAVVTLNGKYGLVQVGGKTILPCEYDDIERGNRSPDDMIRAYKNGKKVEIPFELVPMKR; from the coding sequence ATGAAAGCACGACGATTTGTATTATTCATTGTGTTGGGTGCAAATGGATTTTTAACAAATGCCCAACATTATTCCTTTGACTTTGACCAACCTGCTTTGGCTCCCGACACGTTTTATTTTCCGTTTTACAATGGCCTCCAGCTTATTGTTATAGACCATGCCAGCCGATACGAAATGTGGATGATGGGTCACTCGCACATGGGACAAATACCCTCCTTTAGAGGAAAAAGCATGAACGAATATTGTGTAAGAGATAGCTCAGGGCAAATCATCAAAACCTATAACTCAAATGTAAAACCCAACGAAGCCACACTTCTTTTAAGAGAGGTCTCCTATACTGATACTGGAATTGCATTTGAATCCTATCGCGAATCCATTGCTCAAAACTATAACTTTGGATTGGTAACGGATAGTTTTAGTGCACTTCCTTCAAACTTCTATTCTGATGATTCAACCATTCGGTTTGGGTTAATTGATACTTTTGGGCAACTTACTGTTCCCATTATTTACAATCAATTGATACACTTAGATAACGGTTTATATTTGGCTTACAACCACAATAAACTTGGAATTATTTCGAATACCAACGACACGTTTGTGTCTATAGAACATGAGCGATATCAGCAATCGGGACGAAAAGATAATTTGATTTATTTTATTGATGGAGGGCGATATACGTTGGAGGTAAACATCCTGACAAAACAGACGGTTGATTTAAGCCATTTGGAGGTGGGAATGTTTGACCCCGACAATGGCATTGTGCTATATAACGTTGATGGAAAGCAAGGGTTGATGGATGTTTTTTCGGGCAAGGTTCTTATTCCGTGCAAGTACAGCAGGGTGGTGACATGGCATTATTATTCTGATTTTAGATATTTGGAATACGGAATAGCCGTAGTTACTTTAAACGGTAAATACGGCTTGGTTCAAGTGGGCGGAAAAACCATTTTGCCCTGCGAGTATGACGACATTGAACGTGGCAATCGGTCGCCGGACGATATGATTAGAGCGTATAAAAATGGAAAAAAAGTAGAGATTCCGTTTGAACTGGTGCCGATGAAACGTTAG